Proteins encoded by one window of Megachile rotundata isolate GNS110a chromosome 10, iyMegRotu1, whole genome shotgun sequence:
- the DNApol-alpha73 gene encoding DNA polymerase alpha subunit B isoform X3: MVSEESLISCFCNLGCDVPHELVVEKCLQLCRTYDMEEETFVDLWVAYAVPHSLDINPTIDDLNKMEKEELQKNKKDLCNMKTTTTFDTQDNVRINQEITNNVLDIYTTGECSTSKQNKRVRSPTAEHENDTKIRAVDQVFTPSTYTTNVVPNRAPSSAIRGKVLLLFGPDVKSWSKQIQQDISIVKAHHPHIPKDVVYMFEMLSTQATVLTINCLNFGERLCHIWNETMGSTKPNVRYVRNVASMSQTPFRTWGKILTMFDKSVENKIVMLEGCKRCKGEKNAPVMRLDLSGIKYYSVFPGQILAVEAINTSGNTLVVKELFVKGHAPLASVPNLLKDLRIYVAVGPFTASNNLNYQPLWDLMERVSEEEPNVLILVGPFIEYTHPEIKKCTLKDTYQEFFDKILARITQCLQGKDTHVVLVPSNRDVHHDPVYPTPEFILNTHRIGSNMANVYSMPDPCIISVEGLKIGITSVDVLRHLGQHEVSNMSGMDRVGRLADHVLSQATFYPLHPAPSGLNCDSTLLKKYACFKRQPHIMILPSDIKYYCKPINESLILNPERLQKYTYAKLYIRPIDNGKWNPNNVSCEIAKV, from the exons ATGGTGTCGGAAGAGTCGTTAATTTCGTGTTTCTGTAATTTAGGTTGTGATGTTCCACATGAATTGGTTGTTGAAAAAT GTCTTCAACTTTGTCGAACATATGACATGGAGGAAGAAACATTTGTGGATTTATGGGTTGCATATGCAGTTCCACATTCTTTAGATATTAATCCAACAATTGATGATCTTAATAAAATGGAAAAAGAGGAACTACAAAAAAACAAGAAAGATCTGTGTAATATGAAAACAACTACAACATTTGATACGCAAGATAATGTAAGAATTAATCAAGAAATTAC tAACAATGTTTTGGATATATATACCACTGGAGAATGTTCTACATCAAAg CAGAATAAGCGAGTAAGGAGTCCGACGGCGGAACATGAGAATGATACTAAAATTCGAGCAGTGGATCAAGTGTTTACGCCATCGACTTATACTACCAACGT CGTACCTAATCGTGCGCCAAGTTCAGCTATCAGAGGCAAAGTTCTATTGCTTTTTGGTCCAGATGTGAAGTCTTGGAGTAAGCAAATCCAACAGGATATATCCATTGTTAAAGCGCATCATCCCCATATACCTAAAGATGTGGTATACATGTTTGAAATGCTTTCTACACAAGCGACTGTTCTAACTATTAACTGTTTAAATTTTGGCGAACGACTGTGCCATATTTGGAACGAGACAATGGGATCTACCAAGCCTAATGTACGTTATGTGAGAAATGTTGCATCCATGAGTCAAACACCGTTTAGAACGTGGGGTAAAATATTGACCATGTTCGATAAATCGGTTGAGAATAAAATTGTGATGTTGGAAGGCTGTAAAAGATGTAAAGGCGAAAAGAACGCTCCTGTCATGCGCTTAGATCTTAGTGGTATTAAATATTACTCGGTTTTTCCGGGTCAAATACTGGCAGTGGAAGCTATAAACACAAGTGGAAACACTTTAGTAGTAAAAGAATTATTTGTCAAGGGTCATGCACCGTTAGCCAGTGTACCAAACTTATTGAAAGATTTAAGAATATATGTTGCCGTTGGCCCGTTCACGGCTTCTAATAATTTGAACTATCAACCATTATGGGATCTTATGGAACGTGTTTCGGAAGAAGAACCGAATGTTTTGATATTGGTTGGACCTTTTATAGAATACACGCATCCTGAAATAAAAAAGTGTACTCTGAAAGATACTTATCaagaattttttgataaaatctTAGCAAGAATTACACAATGCTTGCAGGG AAAGGATACTCATGTTGTATTGGTACCTTCCAATCGTGATGTGCATCATGATCCGGTTTATCCAACACCAGAATTTATTCTAAATACACACAGAATCGGATCAAATATGGCGAACGTTTACTCTATGCCAGATCCATGTATCATAAGCGTGGAAGGTTTAAAAATCGGGATCACTTCTGTGGATGTTCTCAGACATCTCGGACAGCATGAAGTATC GAACATGTCGGGAATGGATAGAGTAGGTCGTTTAGCCGATCACGTATTGTCTCAGGCGACGTTTTATCCTTTACATCCAGCTCCTTCGGGTTTGAATTGCGATTCGACGCTTTTGAAAAAATATGCTTGCTTTAAACGTCAACCGCATATCATGATTTTACCTTCtgatattaaatactattgtaaACCAATTAACGAATCTCTCATTTTGAATCCTGAAAGACTACAAAAGTACACCTATGCTAAATTGTATATACGACCGATAGATAATGGCAAGTGGAATCCAAACAATGTATCTTGCGAGATCGCAAAAGTCTGA
- the DNApol-alpha73 gene encoding DNA polymerase alpha subunit B isoform X4 has product MVSEESLISCFCNLGCDVPHELVVEKCLQLCRTYDMEEETFVDLWVAYAVPHSLDINPTIDDLNKMEKEELQKNKKDLCNMKTTTTFDTQDNVRINQEITNNVLDIYTTGECSTSKNKRVRSPTAEHENDTKIRAVDQVFTPSTYTTNVVPNRAPSSAIRGKVLLLFGPDVKSWSKQIQQDISIVKAHHPHIPKDVVYMFEMLSTQATVLTINCLNFGERLCHIWNETMGSTKPNVRYVRNVASMSQTPFRTWGKILTMFDKSVENKIVMLEGCKRCKGEKNAPVMRLDLSGIKYYSVFPGQILAVEAINTSGNTLVVKELFVKGHAPLASVPNLLKDLRIYVAVGPFTASNNLNYQPLWDLMERVSEEEPNVLILVGPFIEYTHPEIKKCTLKDTYQEFFDKILARITQCLQGKDTHVVLVPSNRDVHHDPVYPTPEFILNTHRIGSNMANVYSMPDPCIISVEGLKIGITSVDVLRHLGQHEVSNMSGMDRVGRLADHVLSQATFYPLHPAPSGLNCDSTLLKKYACFKRQPHIMILPSDIKYYCKPINESLILNPERLQKYTYAKLYIRPIDNGKWNPNNVSCEIAKV; this is encoded by the exons ATGGTGTCGGAAGAGTCGTTAATTTCGTGTTTCTGTAATTTAGGTTGTGATGTTCCACATGAATTGGTTGTTGAAAAAT GTCTTCAACTTTGTCGAACATATGACATGGAGGAAGAAACATTTGTGGATTTATGGGTTGCATATGCAGTTCCACATTCTTTAGATATTAATCCAACAATTGATGATCTTAATAAAATGGAAAAAGAGGAACTACAAAAAAACAAGAAAGATCTGTGTAATATGAAAACAACTACAACATTTGATACGCAAGATAATGTAAGAATTAATCAAGAAATTAC tAACAATGTTTTGGATATATATACCACTGGAGAATGTTCTACATCAAAg AATAAGCGAGTAAGGAGTCCGACGGCGGAACATGAGAATGATACTAAAATTCGAGCAGTGGATCAAGTGTTTACGCCATCGACTTATACTACCAACGT CGTACCTAATCGTGCGCCAAGTTCAGCTATCAGAGGCAAAGTTCTATTGCTTTTTGGTCCAGATGTGAAGTCTTGGAGTAAGCAAATCCAACAGGATATATCCATTGTTAAAGCGCATCATCCCCATATACCTAAAGATGTGGTATACATGTTTGAAATGCTTTCTACACAAGCGACTGTTCTAACTATTAACTGTTTAAATTTTGGCGAACGACTGTGCCATATTTGGAACGAGACAATGGGATCTACCAAGCCTAATGTACGTTATGTGAGAAATGTTGCATCCATGAGTCAAACACCGTTTAGAACGTGGGGTAAAATATTGACCATGTTCGATAAATCGGTTGAGAATAAAATTGTGATGTTGGAAGGCTGTAAAAGATGTAAAGGCGAAAAGAACGCTCCTGTCATGCGCTTAGATCTTAGTGGTATTAAATATTACTCGGTTTTTCCGGGTCAAATACTGGCAGTGGAAGCTATAAACACAAGTGGAAACACTTTAGTAGTAAAAGAATTATTTGTCAAGGGTCATGCACCGTTAGCCAGTGTACCAAACTTATTGAAAGATTTAAGAATATATGTTGCCGTTGGCCCGTTCACGGCTTCTAATAATTTGAACTATCAACCATTATGGGATCTTATGGAACGTGTTTCGGAAGAAGAACCGAATGTTTTGATATTGGTTGGACCTTTTATAGAATACACGCATCCTGAAATAAAAAAGTGTACTCTGAAAGATACTTATCaagaattttttgataaaatctTAGCAAGAATTACACAATGCTTGCAGGG AAAGGATACTCATGTTGTATTGGTACCTTCCAATCGTGATGTGCATCATGATCCGGTTTATCCAACACCAGAATTTATTCTAAATACACACAGAATCGGATCAAATATGGCGAACGTTTACTCTATGCCAGATCCATGTATCATAAGCGTGGAAGGTTTAAAAATCGGGATCACTTCTGTGGATGTTCTCAGACATCTCGGACAGCATGAAGTATC GAACATGTCGGGAATGGATAGAGTAGGTCGTTTAGCCGATCACGTATTGTCTCAGGCGACGTTTTATCCTTTACATCCAGCTCCTTCGGGTTTGAATTGCGATTCGACGCTTTTGAAAAAATATGCTTGCTTTAAACGTCAACCGCATATCATGATTTTACCTTCtgatattaaatactattgtaaACCAATTAACGAATCTCTCATTTTGAATCCTGAAAGACTACAAAAGTACACCTATGCTAAATTGTATATACGACCGATAGATAATGGCAAGTGGAATCCAAACAATGTATCTTGCGAGATCGCAAAAGTCTGA
- the DNApol-alpha73 gene encoding DNA polymerase alpha subunit B isoform X1 encodes MVSEESLISCFCNLGCDVPHELVVEKCLQLCRTYDMEEETFVDLWVAYAVPHSLDINPTIDDLNKMEKEELQKNKKDLCNMKTTTTFDTQDNVRINQEITNNVLDIYTTGECSTSKQNKRVRSPTAEHENDTKIRAVDQVFTPSTYTTNVSVPNRAPSSAIRGKVLLLFGPDVKSWSKQIQQDISIVKAHHPHIPKDVVYMFEMLSTQATVLTINCLNFGERLCHIWNETMGSTKPNVRYVRNVASMSQTPFRTWGKILTMFDKSVENKIVMLEGCKRCKGEKNAPVMRLDLSGIKYYSVFPGQILAVEAINTSGNTLVVKELFVKGHAPLASVPNLLKDLRIYVAVGPFTASNNLNYQPLWDLMERVSEEEPNVLILVGPFIEYTHPEIKKCTLKDTYQEFFDKILARITQCLQGKDTHVVLVPSNRDVHHDPVYPTPEFILNTHRIGSNMANVYSMPDPCIISVEGLKIGITSVDVLRHLGQHEVSNMSGMDRVGRLADHVLSQATFYPLHPAPSGLNCDSTLLKKYACFKRQPHIMILPSDIKYYCKPINESLILNPERLQKYTYAKLYIRPIDNGKWNPNNVSCEIAKV; translated from the exons ATGGTGTCGGAAGAGTCGTTAATTTCGTGTTTCTGTAATTTAGGTTGTGATGTTCCACATGAATTGGTTGTTGAAAAAT GTCTTCAACTTTGTCGAACATATGACATGGAGGAAGAAACATTTGTGGATTTATGGGTTGCATATGCAGTTCCACATTCTTTAGATATTAATCCAACAATTGATGATCTTAATAAAATGGAAAAAGAGGAACTACAAAAAAACAAGAAAGATCTGTGTAATATGAAAACAACTACAACATTTGATACGCAAGATAATGTAAGAATTAATCAAGAAATTAC tAACAATGTTTTGGATATATATACCACTGGAGAATGTTCTACATCAAAg CAGAATAAGCGAGTAAGGAGTCCGACGGCGGAACATGAGAATGATACTAAAATTCGAGCAGTGGATCAAGTGTTTACGCCATCGACTTATACTACCAACGT AAGCGTACCTAATCGTGCGCCAAGTTCAGCTATCAGAGGCAAAGTTCTATTGCTTTTTGGTCCAGATGTGAAGTCTTGGAGTAAGCAAATCCAACAGGATATATCCATTGTTAAAGCGCATCATCCCCATATACCTAAAGATGTGGTATACATGTTTGAAATGCTTTCTACACAAGCGACTGTTCTAACTATTAACTGTTTAAATTTTGGCGAACGACTGTGCCATATTTGGAACGAGACAATGGGATCTACCAAGCCTAATGTACGTTATGTGAGAAATGTTGCATCCATGAGTCAAACACCGTTTAGAACGTGGGGTAAAATATTGACCATGTTCGATAAATCGGTTGAGAATAAAATTGTGATGTTGGAAGGCTGTAAAAGATGTAAAGGCGAAAAGAACGCTCCTGTCATGCGCTTAGATCTTAGTGGTATTAAATATTACTCGGTTTTTCCGGGTCAAATACTGGCAGTGGAAGCTATAAACACAAGTGGAAACACTTTAGTAGTAAAAGAATTATTTGTCAAGGGTCATGCACCGTTAGCCAGTGTACCAAACTTATTGAAAGATTTAAGAATATATGTTGCCGTTGGCCCGTTCACGGCTTCTAATAATTTGAACTATCAACCATTATGGGATCTTATGGAACGTGTTTCGGAAGAAGAACCGAATGTTTTGATATTGGTTGGACCTTTTATAGAATACACGCATCCTGAAATAAAAAAGTGTACTCTGAAAGATACTTATCaagaattttttgataaaatctTAGCAAGAATTACACAATGCTTGCAGGG AAAGGATACTCATGTTGTATTGGTACCTTCCAATCGTGATGTGCATCATGATCCGGTTTATCCAACACCAGAATTTATTCTAAATACACACAGAATCGGATCAAATATGGCGAACGTTTACTCTATGCCAGATCCATGTATCATAAGCGTGGAAGGTTTAAAAATCGGGATCACTTCTGTGGATGTTCTCAGACATCTCGGACAGCATGAAGTATC GAACATGTCGGGAATGGATAGAGTAGGTCGTTTAGCCGATCACGTATTGTCTCAGGCGACGTTTTATCCTTTACATCCAGCTCCTTCGGGTTTGAATTGCGATTCGACGCTTTTGAAAAAATATGCTTGCTTTAAACGTCAACCGCATATCATGATTTTACCTTCtgatattaaatactattgtaaACCAATTAACGAATCTCTCATTTTGAATCCTGAAAGACTACAAAAGTACACCTATGCTAAATTGTATATACGACCGATAGATAATGGCAAGTGGAATCCAAACAATGTATCTTGCGAGATCGCAAAAGTCTGA
- the DNApol-alpha73 gene encoding DNA polymerase alpha subunit B isoform X2, whose product MVSEESLISCFCNLGCDVPHELVVEKCLQLCRTYDMEEETFVDLWVAYAVPHSLDINPTIDDLNKMEKEELQKNKKDLCNMKTTTTFDTQDNVRINQEITNNVLDIYTTGECSTSKNKRVRSPTAEHENDTKIRAVDQVFTPSTYTTNVSVPNRAPSSAIRGKVLLLFGPDVKSWSKQIQQDISIVKAHHPHIPKDVVYMFEMLSTQATVLTINCLNFGERLCHIWNETMGSTKPNVRYVRNVASMSQTPFRTWGKILTMFDKSVENKIVMLEGCKRCKGEKNAPVMRLDLSGIKYYSVFPGQILAVEAINTSGNTLVVKELFVKGHAPLASVPNLLKDLRIYVAVGPFTASNNLNYQPLWDLMERVSEEEPNVLILVGPFIEYTHPEIKKCTLKDTYQEFFDKILARITQCLQGKDTHVVLVPSNRDVHHDPVYPTPEFILNTHRIGSNMANVYSMPDPCIISVEGLKIGITSVDVLRHLGQHEVSNMSGMDRVGRLADHVLSQATFYPLHPAPSGLNCDSTLLKKYACFKRQPHIMILPSDIKYYCKPINESLILNPERLQKYTYAKLYIRPIDNGKWNPNNVSCEIAKV is encoded by the exons ATGGTGTCGGAAGAGTCGTTAATTTCGTGTTTCTGTAATTTAGGTTGTGATGTTCCACATGAATTGGTTGTTGAAAAAT GTCTTCAACTTTGTCGAACATATGACATGGAGGAAGAAACATTTGTGGATTTATGGGTTGCATATGCAGTTCCACATTCTTTAGATATTAATCCAACAATTGATGATCTTAATAAAATGGAAAAAGAGGAACTACAAAAAAACAAGAAAGATCTGTGTAATATGAAAACAACTACAACATTTGATACGCAAGATAATGTAAGAATTAATCAAGAAATTAC tAACAATGTTTTGGATATATATACCACTGGAGAATGTTCTACATCAAAg AATAAGCGAGTAAGGAGTCCGACGGCGGAACATGAGAATGATACTAAAATTCGAGCAGTGGATCAAGTGTTTACGCCATCGACTTATACTACCAACGT AAGCGTACCTAATCGTGCGCCAAGTTCAGCTATCAGAGGCAAAGTTCTATTGCTTTTTGGTCCAGATGTGAAGTCTTGGAGTAAGCAAATCCAACAGGATATATCCATTGTTAAAGCGCATCATCCCCATATACCTAAAGATGTGGTATACATGTTTGAAATGCTTTCTACACAAGCGACTGTTCTAACTATTAACTGTTTAAATTTTGGCGAACGACTGTGCCATATTTGGAACGAGACAATGGGATCTACCAAGCCTAATGTACGTTATGTGAGAAATGTTGCATCCATGAGTCAAACACCGTTTAGAACGTGGGGTAAAATATTGACCATGTTCGATAAATCGGTTGAGAATAAAATTGTGATGTTGGAAGGCTGTAAAAGATGTAAAGGCGAAAAGAACGCTCCTGTCATGCGCTTAGATCTTAGTGGTATTAAATATTACTCGGTTTTTCCGGGTCAAATACTGGCAGTGGAAGCTATAAACACAAGTGGAAACACTTTAGTAGTAAAAGAATTATTTGTCAAGGGTCATGCACCGTTAGCCAGTGTACCAAACTTATTGAAAGATTTAAGAATATATGTTGCCGTTGGCCCGTTCACGGCTTCTAATAATTTGAACTATCAACCATTATGGGATCTTATGGAACGTGTTTCGGAAGAAGAACCGAATGTTTTGATATTGGTTGGACCTTTTATAGAATACACGCATCCTGAAATAAAAAAGTGTACTCTGAAAGATACTTATCaagaattttttgataaaatctTAGCAAGAATTACACAATGCTTGCAGGG AAAGGATACTCATGTTGTATTGGTACCTTCCAATCGTGATGTGCATCATGATCCGGTTTATCCAACACCAGAATTTATTCTAAATACACACAGAATCGGATCAAATATGGCGAACGTTTACTCTATGCCAGATCCATGTATCATAAGCGTGGAAGGTTTAAAAATCGGGATCACTTCTGTGGATGTTCTCAGACATCTCGGACAGCATGAAGTATC GAACATGTCGGGAATGGATAGAGTAGGTCGTTTAGCCGATCACGTATTGTCTCAGGCGACGTTTTATCCTTTACATCCAGCTCCTTCGGGTTTGAATTGCGATTCGACGCTTTTGAAAAAATATGCTTGCTTTAAACGTCAACCGCATATCATGATTTTACCTTCtgatattaaatactattgtaaACCAATTAACGAATCTCTCATTTTGAATCCTGAAAGACTACAAAAGTACACCTATGCTAAATTGTATATACGACCGATAGATAATGGCAAGTGGAATCCAAACAATGTATCTTGCGAGATCGCAAAAGTCTGA
- the DNApol-alpha73 gene encoding DNA polymerase alpha subunit B isoform X6, with protein sequence MMCIRSLKRSSRSVGHYGIWFECISYSKVIPPINKRVRSPTAEHENDTKIRAVDQVFTPSTYTTNVSVPNRAPSSAIRGKVLLLFGPDVKSWSKQIQQDISIVKAHHPHIPKDVVYMFEMLSTQATVLTINCLNFGERLCHIWNETMGSTKPNVRYVRNVASMSQTPFRTWGKILTMFDKSVENKIVMLEGCKRCKGEKNAPVMRLDLSGIKYYSVFPGQILAVEAINTSGNTLVVKELFVKGHAPLASVPNLLKDLRIYVAVGPFTASNNLNYQPLWDLMERVSEEEPNVLILVGPFIEYTHPEIKKCTLKDTYQEFFDKILARITQCLQGKDTHVVLVPSNRDVHHDPVYPTPEFILNTHRIGSNMANVYSMPDPCIISVEGLKIGITSVDVLRHLGQHEVSNMSGMDRVGRLADHVLSQATFYPLHPAPSGLNCDSTLLKKYACFKRQPHIMILPSDIKYYCKPINESLILNPERLQKYTYAKLYIRPIDNGKWNPNNVSCEIAKV encoded by the exons ATGATGTGCATTCGATCTTTAAAACGGTCGAGTCGAAGCGTCGGCCATTATGGAATTTGGTTCGAGTGTATTTCATACTCGAAAGTCATTCCGCCAATC AATAAGCGAGTAAGGAGTCCGACGGCGGAACATGAGAATGATACTAAAATTCGAGCAGTGGATCAAGTGTTTACGCCATCGACTTATACTACCAACGT AAGCGTACCTAATCGTGCGCCAAGTTCAGCTATCAGAGGCAAAGTTCTATTGCTTTTTGGTCCAGATGTGAAGTCTTGGAGTAAGCAAATCCAACAGGATATATCCATTGTTAAAGCGCATCATCCCCATATACCTAAAGATGTGGTATACATGTTTGAAATGCTTTCTACACAAGCGACTGTTCTAACTATTAACTGTTTAAATTTTGGCGAACGACTGTGCCATATTTGGAACGAGACAATGGGATCTACCAAGCCTAATGTACGTTATGTGAGAAATGTTGCATCCATGAGTCAAACACCGTTTAGAACGTGGGGTAAAATATTGACCATGTTCGATAAATCGGTTGAGAATAAAATTGTGATGTTGGAAGGCTGTAAAAGATGTAAAGGCGAAAAGAACGCTCCTGTCATGCGCTTAGATCTTAGTGGTATTAAATATTACTCGGTTTTTCCGGGTCAAATACTGGCAGTGGAAGCTATAAACACAAGTGGAAACACTTTAGTAGTAAAAGAATTATTTGTCAAGGGTCATGCACCGTTAGCCAGTGTACCAAACTTATTGAAAGATTTAAGAATATATGTTGCCGTTGGCCCGTTCACGGCTTCTAATAATTTGAACTATCAACCATTATGGGATCTTATGGAACGTGTTTCGGAAGAAGAACCGAATGTTTTGATATTGGTTGGACCTTTTATAGAATACACGCATCCTGAAATAAAAAAGTGTACTCTGAAAGATACTTATCaagaattttttgataaaatctTAGCAAGAATTACACAATGCTTGCAGGG AAAGGATACTCATGTTGTATTGGTACCTTCCAATCGTGATGTGCATCATGATCCGGTTTATCCAACACCAGAATTTATTCTAAATACACACAGAATCGGATCAAATATGGCGAACGTTTACTCTATGCCAGATCCATGTATCATAAGCGTGGAAGGTTTAAAAATCGGGATCACTTCTGTGGATGTTCTCAGACATCTCGGACAGCATGAAGTATC GAACATGTCGGGAATGGATAGAGTAGGTCGTTTAGCCGATCACGTATTGTCTCAGGCGACGTTTTATCCTTTACATCCAGCTCCTTCGGGTTTGAATTGCGATTCGACGCTTTTGAAAAAATATGCTTGCTTTAAACGTCAACCGCATATCATGATTTTACCTTCtgatattaaatactattgtaaACCAATTAACGAATCTCTCATTTTGAATCCTGAAAGACTACAAAAGTACACCTATGCTAAATTGTATATACGACCGATAGATAATGGCAAGTGGAATCCAAACAATGTATCTTGCGAGATCGCAAAAGTCTGA
- the DNApol-alpha73 gene encoding DNA polymerase alpha subunit B isoform X5, translating to MMCIRSLKRSSRSVGHYGIWFECISYSKVIPPIQNKRVRSPTAEHENDTKIRAVDQVFTPSTYTTNVSVPNRAPSSAIRGKVLLLFGPDVKSWSKQIQQDISIVKAHHPHIPKDVVYMFEMLSTQATVLTINCLNFGERLCHIWNETMGSTKPNVRYVRNVASMSQTPFRTWGKILTMFDKSVENKIVMLEGCKRCKGEKNAPVMRLDLSGIKYYSVFPGQILAVEAINTSGNTLVVKELFVKGHAPLASVPNLLKDLRIYVAVGPFTASNNLNYQPLWDLMERVSEEEPNVLILVGPFIEYTHPEIKKCTLKDTYQEFFDKILARITQCLQGKDTHVVLVPSNRDVHHDPVYPTPEFILNTHRIGSNMANVYSMPDPCIISVEGLKIGITSVDVLRHLGQHEVSNMSGMDRVGRLADHVLSQATFYPLHPAPSGLNCDSTLLKKYACFKRQPHIMILPSDIKYYCKPINESLILNPERLQKYTYAKLYIRPIDNGKWNPNNVSCEIAKV from the exons ATGATGTGCATTCGATCTTTAAAACGGTCGAGTCGAAGCGTCGGCCATTATGGAATTTGGTTCGAGTGTATTTCATACTCGAAAGTCATTCCGCCAATC CAGAATAAGCGAGTAAGGAGTCCGACGGCGGAACATGAGAATGATACTAAAATTCGAGCAGTGGATCAAGTGTTTACGCCATCGACTTATACTACCAACGT AAGCGTACCTAATCGTGCGCCAAGTTCAGCTATCAGAGGCAAAGTTCTATTGCTTTTTGGTCCAGATGTGAAGTCTTGGAGTAAGCAAATCCAACAGGATATATCCATTGTTAAAGCGCATCATCCCCATATACCTAAAGATGTGGTATACATGTTTGAAATGCTTTCTACACAAGCGACTGTTCTAACTATTAACTGTTTAAATTTTGGCGAACGACTGTGCCATATTTGGAACGAGACAATGGGATCTACCAAGCCTAATGTACGTTATGTGAGAAATGTTGCATCCATGAGTCAAACACCGTTTAGAACGTGGGGTAAAATATTGACCATGTTCGATAAATCGGTTGAGAATAAAATTGTGATGTTGGAAGGCTGTAAAAGATGTAAAGGCGAAAAGAACGCTCCTGTCATGCGCTTAGATCTTAGTGGTATTAAATATTACTCGGTTTTTCCGGGTCAAATACTGGCAGTGGAAGCTATAAACACAAGTGGAAACACTTTAGTAGTAAAAGAATTATTTGTCAAGGGTCATGCACCGTTAGCCAGTGTACCAAACTTATTGAAAGATTTAAGAATATATGTTGCCGTTGGCCCGTTCACGGCTTCTAATAATTTGAACTATCAACCATTATGGGATCTTATGGAACGTGTTTCGGAAGAAGAACCGAATGTTTTGATATTGGTTGGACCTTTTATAGAATACACGCATCCTGAAATAAAAAAGTGTACTCTGAAAGATACTTATCaagaattttttgataaaatctTAGCAAGAATTACACAATGCTTGCAGGG AAAGGATACTCATGTTGTATTGGTACCTTCCAATCGTGATGTGCATCATGATCCGGTTTATCCAACACCAGAATTTATTCTAAATACACACAGAATCGGATCAAATATGGCGAACGTTTACTCTATGCCAGATCCATGTATCATAAGCGTGGAAGGTTTAAAAATCGGGATCACTTCTGTGGATGTTCTCAGACATCTCGGACAGCATGAAGTATC GAACATGTCGGGAATGGATAGAGTAGGTCGTTTAGCCGATCACGTATTGTCTCAGGCGACGTTTTATCCTTTACATCCAGCTCCTTCGGGTTTGAATTGCGATTCGACGCTTTTGAAAAAATATGCTTGCTTTAAACGTCAACCGCATATCATGATTTTACCTTCtgatattaaatactattgtaaACCAATTAACGAATCTCTCATTTTGAATCCTGAAAGACTACAAAAGTACACCTATGCTAAATTGTATATACGACCGATAGATAATGGCAAGTGGAATCCAAACAATGTATCTTGCGAGATCGCAAAAGTCTGA